A part of Eschrichtius robustus isolate mEscRob2 chromosome 20, mEscRob2.pri, whole genome shotgun sequence genomic DNA contains:
- the CCDC42 gene encoding coiled-coil domain-containing protein 42 isoform X2, producing the protein MSLGIMEEEDLAEYFRLQYGERLLQLLQKFPSIEDHSDSPSIRLLEKKKEAKIMHHAMQQKKETFQRRMETLNLRWEELGVKEAQLKAHIQKFEQFIQENDQKRIRALKKANKERELKKQCTRELAKAKQEMAALRLEHQRLSAKLQEYSIFNKYLEKVVENSEFEEIHEVIARYKTLVSMHQDLMQSAQEGQEKVERAKAQLARYKEEKDDEILQHNNELARLQMRFDRARSDVIIWESRWAHIQNTAAKKTLLLGTIKMATLNLFQIVSKQLKEASLVSLEDTHKQLDTNEGLPWWRSG; encoded by the exons ATGAGTCTGGGCATCATGGAGGAGGAGGATCTGGCCGAGTACTTCCGGTTGCAGTATGGGGAacggctgctgcagctgctgca GAAGTTCCCCAGCATTGAGGACCACTCAGACTCCCCATCCATCCGGCTactggagaagaagaaagaggccaAGATCATGCACCATGCCATGCAGCAGAAGAAGGAG ACATTTCAGCGCAGAATGGAAACCCTGAACCTGCGCTGGGAGGAGCTGGGAGTCAAGGAGGCCCAGCTGAAAGCCCACATACAGAAGTTTGAGCAGTTCATCCAG GAGAACGACCAGAAACGGATCCGGGCCCTGAAGAAGGCCAACAAGGAGCGAGAACTCAAGAAGCAGTGCACGCGCGAGCTGGCCAAGGCCAAGCAGGAGATGGCGGCCCTGCGGCTGGAGCACCAGCGGCTGAGCGCCAAGCTGCAGGAATACTCCATCTTCAACAAGTACCTGGAGAAGGTGGTGGAGAATTCCGAG TTCGAAGAGATCCACGAGGTGATCGCGCGCTACAAGACGCTGGTGAGCATGCACCAGGACCTCATGCAGTCGGCgcaggaaggccaggagaaggtcGAGCGCGCCAAGGCCCAGCTGGCGCGCTACAAGGAGGAGAAGGACGACGAGATCCTGCAGCACAACAACGAGCTGGCGCGCCTGCAGATGCGCTTCGACCGCGCCCGCAGCGACGTCATCATCTGG GAATCTCGCTGGGCACACATCCAGAACACCGCCGCCAAGAAGACCCTCTTGCTTGGCACCATTAAGATGGCAACGCTGAACCTCTTCCAGATCGTGAGCAAGCAGCTGAAGGAGGCGAGCCTCGTGTccctggaggacacacacaaacagCTGGACACG
- the CCDC42 gene encoding coiled-coil domain-containing protein 42 isoform X3 produces MSLGIMEEEDLAEYFRLQYGERLLQLLQKFPSIEDHSDSPSIRLLEKKKEAKIMHHAMQQKKETFQRRMETLNLRWEELGVKEAQLKAHIQKFEQFIQENDQKRIRALKKANKERELKKQCTRELAKAKQEMAALRLEHQRLSAKLQEYSIFNKYLEKVVENSEFEEIHEVIARYKTLVSMHQDLMQSAQEGQEKVERAKAQLARYKEEKDDEILQHNNELARLQMRFDRARSDVIIWESRWAHIQNTAAKKTLLLGTIKMATLNLFQIVSKQLKEASLVSLEDTHKQLDTIKKLSPRKMK; encoded by the exons ATGAGTCTGGGCATCATGGAGGAGGAGGATCTGGCCGAGTACTTCCGGTTGCAGTATGGGGAacggctgctgcagctgctgca GAAGTTCCCCAGCATTGAGGACCACTCAGACTCCCCATCCATCCGGCTactggagaagaagaaagaggccaAGATCATGCACCATGCCATGCAGCAGAAGAAGGAG ACATTTCAGCGCAGAATGGAAACCCTGAACCTGCGCTGGGAGGAGCTGGGAGTCAAGGAGGCCCAGCTGAAAGCCCACATACAGAAGTTTGAGCAGTTCATCCAG GAGAACGACCAGAAACGGATCCGGGCCCTGAAGAAGGCCAACAAGGAGCGAGAACTCAAGAAGCAGTGCACGCGCGAGCTGGCCAAGGCCAAGCAGGAGATGGCGGCCCTGCGGCTGGAGCACCAGCGGCTGAGCGCCAAGCTGCAGGAATACTCCATCTTCAACAAGTACCTGGAGAAGGTGGTGGAGAATTCCGAG TTCGAAGAGATCCACGAGGTGATCGCGCGCTACAAGACGCTGGTGAGCATGCACCAGGACCTCATGCAGTCGGCgcaggaaggccaggagaaggtcGAGCGCGCCAAGGCCCAGCTGGCGCGCTACAAGGAGGAGAAGGACGACGAGATCCTGCAGCACAACAACGAGCTGGCGCGCCTGCAGATGCGCTTCGACCGCGCCCGCAGCGACGTCATCATCTGG GAATCTCGCTGGGCACACATCCAGAACACCGCCGCCAAGAAGACCCTCTTGCTTGGCACCATTAAGATGGCAACGCTGAACCTCTTCCAGATCGTGAGCAAGCAGCTGAAGGAGGCGAGCCTCGTGTccctggaggacacacacaaacagCTGGACACG
- the CCDC42 gene encoding coiled-coil domain-containing protein 42 isoform X1: MSLGIMEEEDLAEYFRLQYGERLLQLLQKFPSIEDHSDSPSIRLLEKKKEAKIMHHAMQQKKETFQRRMETLNLRWEELGVKEAQLKAHIQKFEQFIQENDQKRIRALKKANKERELKKQCTRELAKAKQEMAALRLEHQRLSAKLQEYSIFNKYLEKVVENSEFEEIHEVIARYKTLVSMHQDLMQSAQEGQEKVERAKAQLARYKEEKDDEILQHNNELARLQMRFDRARSDVIIWESRWAHIQNTAAKKTLLLGTIKMATLNLFQIVSKQLKEASLVSLEDTHKQLDTIQQFIQDLSDIWAEVKKKEQQQVRV, translated from the exons ATGAGTCTGGGCATCATGGAGGAGGAGGATCTGGCCGAGTACTTCCGGTTGCAGTATGGGGAacggctgctgcagctgctgca GAAGTTCCCCAGCATTGAGGACCACTCAGACTCCCCATCCATCCGGCTactggagaagaagaaagaggccaAGATCATGCACCATGCCATGCAGCAGAAGAAGGAG ACATTTCAGCGCAGAATGGAAACCCTGAACCTGCGCTGGGAGGAGCTGGGAGTCAAGGAGGCCCAGCTGAAAGCCCACATACAGAAGTTTGAGCAGTTCATCCAG GAGAACGACCAGAAACGGATCCGGGCCCTGAAGAAGGCCAACAAGGAGCGAGAACTCAAGAAGCAGTGCACGCGCGAGCTGGCCAAGGCCAAGCAGGAGATGGCGGCCCTGCGGCTGGAGCACCAGCGGCTGAGCGCCAAGCTGCAGGAATACTCCATCTTCAACAAGTACCTGGAGAAGGTGGTGGAGAATTCCGAG TTCGAAGAGATCCACGAGGTGATCGCGCGCTACAAGACGCTGGTGAGCATGCACCAGGACCTCATGCAGTCGGCgcaggaaggccaggagaaggtcGAGCGCGCCAAGGCCCAGCTGGCGCGCTACAAGGAGGAGAAGGACGACGAGATCCTGCAGCACAACAACGAGCTGGCGCGCCTGCAGATGCGCTTCGACCGCGCCCGCAGCGACGTCATCATCTGG GAATCTCGCTGGGCACACATCCAGAACACCGCCGCCAAGAAGACCCTCTTGCTTGGCACCATTAAGATGGCAACGCTGAACCTCTTCCAGATCGTGAGCAAGCAGCTGAAGGAGGCGAGCCTCGTGTccctggaggacacacacaaacagCTGGACACG